The following are encoded together in the Lactuca sativa cultivar Salinas chromosome 1, Lsat_Salinas_v11, whole genome shotgun sequence genome:
- the LOC111912806 gene encoding pto-interacting protein 1 isoform X2 translates to MSCFSCCGEDDMHKSYDNGPYMANNAAGNNGGYRTTEAAPKDTQAVAIQPIAVPTVQVDELKEITDNFGTKSLIGEGSYGRVYHGVLRSGQAAAIKKLDSSKQPDQEFLAQVSMVSRLKHDHVVELLGYCVDGGLRVLAYEYASNGSLHDILHGKKGVKGAQPGPVLSWSQRVKIAVGAAKGLEYLHEKAQPHIIHRDIKSSNVLLFDEDVAKIADFDLSNQAPDMAARLHSTRVLGTFGYHAPEYAMTGQLSSKSDVYSFGVVLLELLTGRKPVDHTLPRGQQSLVTWATPKLSEDKVKQCVDTRLNGEYPPKAVAKMAAVAALCVQYEADFRPNMSIVVKALQPLLNARHGPQTEAPHL, encoded by the exons ATGAGTTGCTTCAGCTGTTGCGGAGAAGATGACATGCATAAGTCTTACGACAATGGACCTTACATGGCAAATAACGCAGCAG GAAACAATGGAGGCTATCGCACGACTGAAGCCGCACCAAAGGACACACAGGCTGTAGCCATTCAGCCCATCGCTGTTCCTACTGTCCAGGTGGACGAATTGAAGGAAATTACTGATAATTTTGGTACAAAGTCATTAATTGGTGAGGGATCATATGGAAGAGTCTACCATGGTGTTTTAAGAAGCGGACAAGCTGCAGCTATTAAAAAGTTAGACTCTAGTAAGCAACCAGATCAGGAGTTTTTAGCTCAG GTTTCTATGGTATCAAGGCTTAAACATGATCATGTCGTTGAGCTACTTGGATACTGTGTAGATGGTGGTTTGAGAGTACTTGCTTATGAGTACGCTTCAAATGGATCTCTTCACGATATTCTTCATGGCAA GAAAGGTGTAAAAGGTGCACAACCAGGTCCAGTTTTATCATGGTCTCAGAGAGTTAAAATTGCAGTTGGGGCTGCAAAAGGACTCGAATACTTACATGAAAAAGCACAGCCTCATATTATTCATCGTGATATAAAGTCAAGTAATGTGCTTCTTTTTGATGAAGATGTTGCAAAGATTGCAGATTTTGACTTGTCAAACCAAGCTCCTGACATGGCAGCAAGACTTCATTCCACGCGTGTTCTTGGAACCTTTGGCTATCATGCACCTGAGTATGCCATGACTGGACAGCTCAGCTCAAAGAGTGATGTCTACAGCTTTGGAGTTGTTCTTTTGGAACTCTTGACTGGACGAAAACCCGTTGACCATACTTTGCCACGTGGTCAACAGAGTCTAGTCACTTGG GCAACACCAAAACTTAGTGAAGATAAGGTGAAACAGTGTGTTGACACTCGACTGAATGGAGAATACCCTCCAAAGGCAGTTGCCAAG ATGGCGGCAGTTGCAGCCTTGTGTGTGCAATATGAAGCTGATTTCAGGCCAAATATGAGCATTGTTGTTAAAGCATTGCAGCCATTGTTGAATGCTCGACATGGACCTCAAACAGAAGCACCACACTTGTGA
- the LOC111912809 gene encoding rRNA-processing protein fcf2, translating to MPEDKKMIGLSWEPKLPSLSFGTKNGSNHKSEKISETNLVYRPNSELIDGLFVPPNDPKKVNKLLKKQVKDTTGKSWFDMPAPTLTPELKKDLQLLKLRNVIDPKRHYKKGDSKLSTFPKYFQVGTVVEPVSEYFTSRLTKRERKATLADELLSDQSLKVYRKRKVREIEEKNQPGGVDKWKIKGKSSWKRAKQRRH from the exons ATGCCTGAAGATAAGAAAATGATAGGCCTTTCATGGGAACCAAAGCTACCTTCTCTTTCATTTGGTACAAAAAATGGATCCAATCACAAATCTGAAAAGATATCAGAAACTAATCTGGTATATAGACCCAACTCAGAGCTCATTGACGGGCTGTTTGTTCCACCTAATGACCCAAAAAAGGTCAACAAGTTACTAAAGAAGCAAGTCAAAGACACAACAGGAAAGAGTTG GTTTGACATGCCTGCCCCTACTCTCACACCCGAGTTGAAAAAAGATCTTCAGCTCCTAAAG TTGAGAAATGTGATTGATCCCAAGAGGCATTACAAGAAGGGTGACTCCAAATTAAGCACATTCCCAAAGTATTTCCAG GTTGGGACAGTGGTGGAGCCAGTATCAGAATATTTCACTTCTAGACTTACAAAGAGAGAACGGAAGGCAACTTTGGCTGATGAGTTACTTTCTGATCAATCACTCAAGGTTTACAG GAAAAGGAAGGTTCGAGAGATTGAAGAGAAAAATCAACCTGGTGGGGTTGATAAATGGAAGATTAAAGGTAAAAGTTCATGGAAACGTGCAAAGCAAAGGAGGCATTGA
- the LOC111912807 gene encoding probable sugar phosphate/phosphate translocator At3g17430 — translation MMMNKSLFLTYLYLLIYILLSSGVILYNKWVLSPKYFNFPFPITLTMIHMGFSGAVAFFLVRVFKVVTPVKMTFEIYATCVVPISAFFASSLWFGNTAYLHISVAFIQMLKALMPVATLIMAVLCGTDKLRWDVLSNMLLVSVGVVISSYGEIHFNVIGTLYQVTGIFAEALRLVLTQVLLQKKGLTLNPITSLYYIAPCSFAFLFVPWYLLEKSNMEVSQIQFNFWIFFSNALCALALNLSIFLVIGRTGAVTIRVAGVLKDWILIALSTVIFPESAITGLNIIGYAIALCGVVMYNYIKVRDVKASSQIPPESSIIPERMTNDDDNTRSSSAVDEEAPLMASSRLSHIARSQLTSRDA, via the exons ATGATGATGAACAAGTCACTTTTCTTGACTTACCTTTACCTATTAATCTACATTTTGCTGTCATCTGGAGTTATTCTGTACAACAAG TGGGTTCTCTCTCCAAAATACTTCAATTTTCCCTTTCCTATCACTCTCACTATGATCCATATGGGCTTTTCTGGAGCAGTAGCATTCTTTCTTGTTCGTGTTTTTAAG GTTGTTACTCCGGTTAAAATGACGTTTGAAAT ATATGCAACATGTGTAGTTCCCATAAGTGCTTTCTTCGCATCAAGTCTCTG GTTTGGCAACACTGCATACTTGCATATATCAGTGGCCTTCATTCAAATGCTGAAAGCATTAA TGCCAGTAGCAACACTTATCATGGCAGTCCTATGTGGCACTGACAAGCTGAGGTGGGATGTGTTGTCGAACATGTTGCTGGTCAGTGTTGGAGTTGTGATTTCTTCATATGGAGAAATCCATTTCAATGTTATAGGGACACTTTACCAAGTAACAGGCATCTTTGCAGAAGCTTTGAGGCTAGTTTTAACTCAAGTCCTTCTACAAAAAAAGGGTTTAACCCTAAACCCTATTACAAGTTTATATTACATAGCTCCATGcag TTTTGCTTTCTTGTTTGTGCCATGGTATTTGTTGGAGAAGAGTAACATGGAAGTTTCACAAATTCAATTCAACTTCTGGATTTTCTTCTCGAATGCTCTTTGTGCTTTAGCATTAAACCTGTCCATTTTCTTAGTAATTGGAAGAACAGGAGCAGTTACAATTCGTGTAGCAGGTGTCCTTAAAGATTGGATATTGATCGCTCTTTCAACTGTAATATTTCCAGAATCTGCCATCACCGGGCTCAATATTATCGGTTATGCCATTG CACTTTGTGGTGTGGTGATGTACAACTACATAAAGGTTAGAGATGTGAAAGCATCATCTCAAATTCCTCCTGAAAGTAGTATTATCCCAGAAAGAATGACTAATGATGATGATAATACAAGGAGTAGTAGTGCAGTAGATGAAGAGGCACCTTTAATGGCATCTTCAAGGCTCTCTCATATTGCACGTTCACAGCTTACTAGCCGAGatgcatga
- the LOC111912808 gene encoding probable sugar phosphate/phosphate translocator At3g17430: MMINKSLFLTYLYLLIYILLSSGVILYNKWVLSPKYFNFPFPITLTMIHMGFSGAVAFFLVRVFKVVAPVKMTFEIYATCVVPISAFFASSLWFGNTAYLHISVAFIQMLKALMPVATLIMAVLCGTDKLRWDVLLNMLLVSVGVVISSYGEIHFNVIGTLYQVTGIFAEALRLVLTQVLLQKKGLSLNPITSLYYIAPCSFAFLFVPWYLLEKSNMEVSQIQFNFWIFFSNALCALALNLSIFLVIGRTGAVTIRVAGVLKDWILIALSTVIFPESAITGLNIIGYAIALCGVVMYNYIKVRDVKASQLPPESIPERLTKEWKLEKKSSDNNISDEDNTRSSSRFSSMSDSAVDEEAPLMASSRLSYIARSQLNSRDT, translated from the exons ATGATGATCAACAAGTCACTTTTCTTGACTTACCTTTATCTCTTAATCTACATTTTGCTGTCATCTGGAGTTATTCTATACAACAAG TGGGTTCTCTCTCCAAAGTACTTCAATTTTCCCTTTCCTATCACTCTTACTATGATCCATATGGGCTTTTCTGGTGCCGTAGCATTCTTTCTTGTTCGTGTTTTTAAG GTTGTTGCTCCAGTTAAAATGACATTTGAAAT ATATGCAACATGTGTAGTTCCCATTAGTGCTTTCTTCGCATCAAGTCTCTG GTTTGGCAACACTGCATACTTGCATATATCAGTGGCCTTCATTCAAATGCTGAAAGCATTAA TGCCAGTAGCAACACTTATCATGGCAGTCCTATGTGGCACTGACAAGCTGAGGTGGGATGTGTTACTGAACATGTTGCTGGTCAGTGTTGGAGTTGTGATTTCTTCATATGGAGAAATCCATTTCAATGTTATAGGGACACTTTATCAAGTAACAGGCATCTTTGCAGAAGCTTTGAGACTAGTTTTAACTCAAGTCCTTCTACAAAAAAAGGGTTTATCTCTAAACCCTATTACAAGCTTGTATTACATAGCTCCATGCAG TTTTGCTTTCTTGTTTGTGCCATGGTATTTGTTGGAGAAGAGTAACATGGAAGTTTCACAAATTCAATTCAACTTCTGGATTTTCTTCTCGAATGCTTTATGTGCTTTAGCATTAAACCTCTCAATTTTCTTAGTAATTGGAAGAACTGGAGCAGTTACAATTCGTGTAGCAGGTGTCCTTAAAGATTGGATATTGATCGCTCTTTCAACTGTAATATTTCCAGAGTCTGCCATTACCGGGCTCAATATTATCGGTTATGCCATTG CACTTTGTGGTGTGGTGATGTACAACTACATAAAAGTTAGAGATGTGAAAGCATCTCAACTTCCTCCTGAAAGTATCCCAGAACGGTTGACTAAG GAATGGAAGCTGGAAAAGAAGTCATCTGACAACAACATCAGTGATGAAGATAATACAAGGAGTAGCAGCAGATTTAGTTCAATGTCAGATAGTGCAGTAGATGAAGAGGCACCTTTAATGGCATCTTCAAGGCTTTCTTATATTGCACGTTCACAGCTTAATAGCCGAGatacatga
- the LOC111912806 gene encoding pto-interacting protein 1 isoform X1 — MSCFSCCGEDDMHKSYDNGPYMANNAAGNNGGYRTTEAAPKDTQAVAIQPIAVPTVQVDELKEITDNFGTKSLIGEGSYGRVYHGVLRSGQAAAIKKLDSSKQPDQEFLAQVSMVSRLKHDHVVELLGYCVDGGLRVLAYEYASNGSLHDILHGRKGVKGAQPGPVLSWSQRVKIAVGAAKGLEYLHEKAQPHIIHRDIKSSNVLLFDEDVAKIADFDLSNQAPDMAARLHSTRVLGTFGYHAPEYAMTGQLSSKSDVYSFGVVLLELLTGRKPVDHTLPRGQQSLVTWATPKLSEDKVKQCVDTRLNGEYPPKAVAKMAAVAALCVQYEADFRPNMSIVVKALQPLLNARHGPQTEAPHL, encoded by the exons ATGAGTTGCTTCAGCTGTTGCGGAGAAGATGACATGCATAAGTCTTACGACAATGGACCTTACATGGCAAATAACGCAGCAG GAAACAATGGAGGCTATCGCACGACTGAAGCCGCACCAAAGGACACACAGGCTGTAGCCATTCAGCCCATCGCTGTTCCTACTGTCCAGGTGGACGAATTGAAGGAAATTACTGATAATTTTGGTACAAAGTCATTAATTGGTGAGGGATCATATGGAAGAGTCTACCATGGTGTTTTAAGAAGCGGACAAGCTGCAGCTATTAAAAAGTTAGACTCTAGTAAGCAACCAGATCAGGAGTTTTTAGCTCAG GTTTCTATGGTATCAAGGCTTAAACATGATCATGTCGTTGAGCTACTTGGATACTGTGTAGATGGTGGTTTGAGAGTACTTGCTTATGAGTACGCTTCAAATGGATCTCTTCACGATATTCTTCATG GAAGGAAAGGTGTAAAAGGTGCACAACCAGGTCCAGTTTTATCATGGTCTCAGAGAGTTAAAATTGCAGTTGGGGCTGCAAAAGGACTCGAATACTTACATGAAAAAGCACAGCCTCATATTATTCATCGTGATATAAAGTCAAGTAATGTGCTTCTTTTTGATGAAGATGTTGCAAAGATTGCAGATTTTGACTTGTCAAACCAAGCTCCTGACATGGCAGCAAGACTTCATTCCACGCGTGTTCTTGGAACCTTTGGCTATCATGCACCTGAGTATGCCATGACTGGACAGCTCAGCTCAAAGAGTGATGTCTACAGCTTTGGAGTTGTTCTTTTGGAACTCTTGACTGGACGAAAACCCGTTGACCATACTTTGCCACGTGGTCAACAGAGTCTAGTCACTTGG GCAACACCAAAACTTAGTGAAGATAAGGTGAAACAGTGTGTTGACACTCGACTGAATGGAGAATACCCTCCAAAGGCAGTTGCCAAG ATGGCGGCAGTTGCAGCCTTGTGTGTGCAATATGAAGCTGATTTCAGGCCAAATATGAGCATTGTTGTTAAAGCATTGCAGCCATTGTTGAATGCTCGACATGGACCTCAAACAGAAGCACCACACTTGTGA
- the LOC111912810 gene encoding CBL-interacting serine/threonine-protein kinase 1: protein MVFAVNQKKNKKNTREEEDAMQLRLGKYEIGATLGEGNFGKVKYAKDIQTQHSFAIKIIDKTRIINLKISDQIKREISALKLLKHPNVVRLHEVLASKTKIYMVLEYVNGGELFDTIVSKGKLPESTARKLFQQLIDGVSYCHDKGVFHRDLKLENVLVEAKEKIKITDFGLSALPQHFREDGLLHTTCGSPNYVAPEVLSNRGYDGGASDTWSCGVILYAMLTGYLPFDDRNLAVIYQKICKGDVRMHKWMSPGAKSLIKRILDPNPKTRITMADIKVDEWFKQDYTPAKPNEDEVLSIQETAVENQESPTHINAFELIGMSWSLDLSGFFEKEDVSERKVRFTSTLLPKELLERIEHTVTHMGFKVEKRNGKLKVIEEHKGNRESDRLSVTAEVFEISPCLYVVELRKSCGEASVYRELCDKLLKEFGVSSSQEQLTTKLLEAS, encoded by the exons ATGGTATTTGCTGTGAATCagaagaagaacaagaagaatacaCGAGAAGAAGAAGATGCAATGCAACTGAGATTGGGGAAATACGAGATTGGAGCAACTCTTGGTGAAGGGAATTTCGGCAAGGTTAAATATGCTAAAGACATTCAAACCCAACACTCTTTTGCTATCAAGATCATTGATAAAACCCGCATAATAAACCTCAAAATATCGGATCAG ATAAAGAGGGAGATCTCTGCATTGAAGCTTCTTAAACATCCTAACGTGGTTAGATTACACGAG GTTTTAGCCAGTAAAACCAAGATTTATATGGTTTTGGAATACGTCAATGGAGGCGAATTATTTGACACAATT GTATCAAAGGGAAAGTTACCCGAGTCAACTGCCAGAAAGTTATTCCAACAGCTTATTGATGGTGTTAGTTACTGTCATGACAAAGGTGTTTTCCACCGTGACCTCAAG CTGGAAAATGTGCTTGTGGAAGCTAAAGAAAAAATCAAGATAACTGACTTTGGCCTTAGTGCATTGCCCCAACATTTTAGG GAGGATGGGTTATTGCATACAACATGTGGAAGTCCTAACTATGTTGCTCCTGAGGTGTTATCTAACAGAGGGTATGATGGAGGCGCATCAGATACTTGGTCTTGTGGTGTAATCTTGTATGCAATGCTTACAGGGTATCTACCTTTTGATGATAGAAACCTAGCTGTGATTTATCAGAAG ATTTGCAAAGGGGATGTGCGTATGCATAAATGGATGAGTCCAGGAGCAAAGAGTCTTATAAAGAGAATTCTTGATCCAAACCCTAAAACAAGGATAACAATGGCAGATATTAAAGTAGATGAATGGTTTAAACAAGATTATACTCCTGCAAAACCTAATGAAGATGAAGTTTTGTCGATACAAGAGACT GCTGTAGAAAATCAAGAATCACCTACCCATATCAATGCTTTTGAGCTCATTGGAATGTCTTGGAGCCTTGATCTATCGGGTTTCTTTGAGAAAGAA GATGTATCAGAGAGGAAGGTTAGATTTACATCCACTCTTTTACCAAAGGAATTGTTAGAGAGAATTGAGCACACAGTAACACATATGGGATTTAAAGTTGAAAAACGGAATGGAAAG TTGAAAGTAATAGAAGAACATAAAGGCAATAGAGAGTCGGATCGTTTATCAGTCACAGCAGAA GTGTTTGAAATAAGTCCATGTTTGTATGTGGTTGAACTAAGAAAAAGTTGTGGTGAGGCGAGTGTATATAGAGAG TTATGTGACAAGTTGCTAAAGGAATTTGGGGTTTCATCAAGTCAGGAGCAATTGACGACAAAGTTGTTGGAAGCTTCTTAG
- the LOC111912805 gene encoding putative DEAD-box ATP-dependent RNA helicase 29 — MGRGKPLLVSSVTELKKKEKKEKKAKSGGFESLNLSSNVFRGVKRKGYRIPTPIQRKTMPLILSGADVVAMARTGSGKTAAFLVPMLERLQQHVSQSGIRALILSPTRDLALQTLKFTQELGKFTDLRVSLLVGGDSMESQFEELAQSPDIIIATPGRLMHHLEEVDDMSLRSVEYVVFDEADSLFSMGFAEQLHRILQQLGDNRQTLLFSATLPSALAEFAKAGLRDPQLVRLDLETKISPDLKLTFFSLRQEEKLAALLYLIREHVRSDEQSLIFVSTKHHVQFLDHLLREEGIEPSVCYGDMDQDDRKINVARFRSRKTMFLIVTDVAARGIDIPLLDNVINWDFPPKPKLFVHRVGRAARAGRTGTAFSFVTSEDMAYLLDLHLFLSKPIKPAPTEEEVLRDMKGVMERIEEAMLNGETVFGRFPQTAIDLVADRVREILDSSTELDCLLRPCQRAFRLYMKTKEKPSRESIKRAKNMPREGLHPMFIKQLGGNELSALAFSESLKAYRAKQTVLESEGHAAKAKHLQGPSSQWVDVMKMKRAIHEKIINKVNQQHSNTQAAKEVEDIDNASLKKGKKVSGSKRKAQSFRDEEFFISSVPTNQHFEAGLSVRNNGGFVSNRLESAVLDLAADDSSGLQKQKSSFHWDKRSKKYVKLNNGDRVSASGKIITESGKKGKANKTGIYKRWKEKSHSKISFQGSNNEGSSSTSAMESTSLKGGGMQRGRNNRGFKGRMVPNAHVRSEVKNLEQVRKDRQTKATKAAFMKSNPKKGKKTGKFGNKRGKGRK, encoded by the exons ATGGGGAGAGGAAAACCTCTTCTTGTAAGCTCTGTAACAGAGCtgaagaaaaaagaaaagaaagagaagAAGGCAAAATCAGGTGGATTCGAATCCTTAAACCTAAGCTCCAATGTCTTCAGAGGCGTTAAACGCAAGGGATACCGAATTCCCACACCAATACAACGCAAAACAATGCCTCTAATTCTCTCTGGAGCCGATGTTGTTGCCATGGCAAGAACAGGGTCCGGTAAAACAGCAGCTTTTTTAGTCCCCATGCTTGAGAGACTGCAGCAACATGTCTCTCAGTCTGGTATCAGAGCCCTAATCTTATCACCAACACGCGATCTTGCTCTTCAAACACTTAAGTTCACTCAAGAACTTGGCAAATTCACAGACCTTCGTGTTAGTTTACTAGTTGGTGGTGATAGTATGGAAAGTCAATTTGAAGAATTGGCACAAAGCCCTGATATCATAATAGCAACTCCTGGAAGACTCATGCATCATTTAGAAGAAGTGGATGACATGTCATTAAGGTCAGTTGAATATGTAGTGTTTGATGAAGCCGATAGTCTTTTCAGCATGGGGTTTGCTGAACAGTTGCACAGAATCCTTCAACAGCTAGGTGACAATAGACAGACTTTACTCTTCAGTGCAACTTTACCAAGTGCTCTAGCCGAGTTTGCAAAAGCAGGGCTGAGGGACCCGCAACTTGTTAGGCTCGATTTGGAGACTAAAATAAGTCCTGATTTGAAACTTACTTTCTTTTCATTAAGACAAGAAGAAAAGCTAGCTGCTTTGTTGTATTTGATTAGAGAACATGTAAGATCAGATGAACAATCTTTAATATTTGTGTCTACAAAGCATCATGTCCAGTTTCTTGATCATTTGTTAAGAGAAGAAGGTATAGAACCTTCTGTTTGTTATGGTGACATGGATCAAGATGATAGAAAGATTAACGTGGCAAGATTTCGATCAAGAAAAACCATGTTTCTTATAGTGACAGATGTTGCTGCTAGAGGGATTGATATCCCACTTCTTGACAATGTTATAAACTGGGATTTCCCTCCAAAACCGAAGCTTTTCGTGCACCGGGTGGGCCGAGCTGCACGGGCGGGTCGAACGGGTACTGCTTTTTCCTTTGTGACATCTGAAGACATGGCTTATCTTCTTGATTTGCATCTTTTTCTTTCAAAACCAATCAAACCTGCACCTACTGAAGAAGAGGTTTTGAGAGACATGAAAGGGGTTATGGAGAGAATTGAGGAGGCGATGTTGAATGGTGAAACGGTTTTTGGGAGGTTTCCACAAACAGCTATTGATCTTGTTGCAGATAGGGTTCGTGAGATTCTTGATTCATCTACTGAATTGGATTGTTTGTTGAGGCCTTGTCAAAGGGCTTTTAGGTTGTATATGAAAACTAAAGAGAAGCCTTCTAGAGAGAGTATTAAAAGAGCTAAGAATATGCCACGTGAAGGCTTGCATCCCATGTTTATTAAACAATTGGGTGGCAATGAGTTATCTGCATTAGCATTTTCTGAGAGCCTAAAAGCGTACAG AGCAAAGCAAACTGTCTTGGAATCTGAAGGTCATGCTGCCAAAGCAAAGCATCTGCAG GGACCTTCTAGCCAGTGGGTAGATGTAATGAAGATGAAAAGAGCTATTCATGAGAAGATCATTAATAAAGTAAATCAGCAGCACTCTAACACTCAAGCAGCAAAG GAAGTTGAAGATATAGATAATGCATCACTAAAGAAGGGAAAGAAAG TTTCTGGTAGTAAAAGGAAGGCACAAAGCTTCAGGGATGAGGAGTTTTTTATAAGTTCAGTGCCAACAAATCAA CATTTTGAGGCAGGTCTCTCAGTCAGAAATAACGGAGGCTTTGTTTCCAACAG GTTGGAGTCTGCTGTTCTTGACTTAGCTGCAGATGATAGCAGCGGATTACAAAAACAGAAATCCTCCTTCCATTGGGATAag AGGAGTAAAAAGTATGTCAAGTTGAACAATGGTGACCGTGTGTCAGCTAGTGGGAAg ATAATAACAGAGAGTGGTAAAAAAGGGAAGGCGAATAAAACAGGAATATATAAAAGATGGAAAGAAAAGTCACACAGTAAGATATCTTTTCAAGGATCAAACAATGAAGGTAGTAGTAGTACTAGTGCTATGGAATCTACAAGTCTCAAAG GAGGTGGAATGCAAAGGGGACGTAATAACAGAGGATTTAAAGGTCGTATGGTTCCTAATGCTCATGTGAGGTCAGAAGTTAAAAATCTTGAACAGGTTAGGAAAGATAGGCAAACAAAAGCAACTAAAGCTGCTTTTATGAAGAGTAATCCCAAAAAAGGGAAGAAAACGGGGAAATTTGGTAATAAAAGGGGAAAGGGAAGGAAgtga